The genomic region aactaggtttacttaagaatcacatgtctgcagccatgtctctttctcttaatgtaacgcacaaatattttttttgctgagatgtcaGCTGCTTCgtaggaaagtgtctgctaaattaataaatgcaaatgtaaattaagcTGCATATTCTTTGGCGTGTCACTTCAATATGGTCCTCAAGtacatgaatggaaaaaaaattcaatattcaCTTTTCAAGAGGCTCTTCTGTGGTACCTATGGTATGTTTACCTCATGCCCCTTgacccacactggacaaggggTTTttggtgaatgaatgaatgaatgaatgaatgaatgaatgaatgaatgaagaaaaagtgCCACTTCTTGTTGACTTGTGTCGGTCCTGCGATCTGATTTCAGGTGAACAGCTGCTCTCCACACTGCTTTTGCACTGATAAAATGAGgacacccccaacccccaacccccacctgtATGTGtaattttctccccatgtttcgTCTGCTGTTGACACTGACAATTTGATGCGTTCTGGGGCTGTTTTTGTCACTGCATGTgattgtgtttatatttgtaatCTTTATACAATAGTGGCTCATCCTTGATTTCAGAATTAGGCACCTGTATCAatacatgaaaacaaagaaatgaattaGCATTAGAAATTAAATATCATATTAGCCTTTTCTCCAACTGAGAGTTCAAGGAGGATAGTGTTTTTTCACAAgttctttactgccatctactggccaCTCTTATGTAATTACACTTTGTACCTGCTTACAAGATTTCTGTTGcatgagaaaatgtttaaaagaaatgaaaacatatcAAAAAGAATATGTTAATTATGAAGTGCCTctttatatttgtatatgtacTTTAGTGGCTAATATTTCGCATTTTGTCATTGCATGTATGTTTATACAAGCACAGACCACATGATTACATGGTGAACAGaccagggtgttttttttttttgtttttttttttttactctgactTCCCTTTGGCCTGATGTATTTTAGTTGTAGCACttattacattttactcatgttggtatgttaaaaataagtttGAGCCACTGTCAATATCCGGTAACCAagtgattattaatttattgtggaGGTGCAATAAATGAGGGCTGTTTACACTTTGCCCAAGGATCACAGTTCCGCTTTTACCGCAGCCTTGGATAAATATAAAGGAGGCAATAAATCAGCTAATTGCTGTGAGTAACTTAAGTTCTGTGTCACAAGACGGTGAAACATGCCGTGTCTCGTGGGTCTCGTGTGTCCGTCGCCTGGGGGTCTGCATGCAGGGAGGCCGGAGACGCTGGACGCCGGACACGAGCGCGCACTCGAATCCTTGCAAAGCCTTTAAAACTTAGGGCGCGCCCCCGACGGAGCCCTTTCTCGCACCTCCAGAAAGTGTTTGTGGAGCCGCTTTACAGAAGTAACACTATATAAGAGTCGCACGCGTTCAGGGGTATTTTTATCTCCTCTAAAGAtggctctcgctctcgctctcgctctcgcaTCAGACCGCCGCCGCCATCGTGGACGCGCCGCACGCGGCCGCACACCTGGACTGCTCACTCACTCGCCCCGCGCGCCGTGGCCAAGGTGCCCTTCTCTCATTGGTCCGTTCCAGCACAAGGCCCTGTTTTCTggcacgtttctccaaagcagttcgCAGCGTTGAGCCACTTACTCCGATTTGCCACTTACtcttatttacccctttgtagagcacagtgatttttttctggatCAGTCCAGGGCATTtgacttgatcaagggttcaaACCAAAAGGCTACGAGTACAAACTGATAGCTCTCACCCCTGTGCCAGCCTTTGGGATTGCgctgcattattattatcatcatcatcatcatcatcagtaggAGTAGTGATAGCTTTTTTTTGATTTATCTATCCATCTCATTTCTTTCTCTAGGATGACTTCCAGTTTTAGGTTTATACACTTcagcagcttacactgttttGCCCTTTTTTACAGAgggtaaatttttactgtatcagttgaggtTTGGGGCCGTGATGGAGGGAACCACTGCAGGATGTGGCATTTGTACATTAATTCTTTGTTTGGAAACAACAAGTCagaccactgtgccacctgctggcccacctGTACGTGATCCCCGCCGCCCCAAAGGCACATCACACACCTACgcatggggaggggggcaggtaCAGGTAGGCCCAGGTGCGTGGGTGTTTCTGCAACTCGGTGAACTCTGCACTTGGTCTCACGACCATAGAAAAGGGTTTCAGACAGAGAGCCGGGGCTCCCGTCACcccgtggggggtgggggtcttgTTTAGATGTTGTGCACTGCAGGCTGTCCCCAGCCTCTCTGCTTGCTCCAATCTGTCACATTAACAGtggcaggagtgtgtgtgtgtgtgtgtgtgtgtgtgtgtatatatataaacccCTCGTCTCCAAAGACCACAACAGGTGTGTCCCGCACTCCACCTGTCTCCCCTTTTCCAGAGGGCACATGATGGTCGTCCAGCAGGGCTCAGTCATTCAAGAAATGCCATGccctgggggcggggggcacaCGCGGACCCCCGTCACCGGATCGGCGGCAGCTGGCCCCAGGTGCTATTTTCGCCTCGCGGAGGGCGCTCGGCACACTCGGACGCCACTCTCGCCAGCTTCGCCATGAAGTCCGCTGGGAGCGAGCGGGGAGGCCCCCCGGACGGCTGCCCCTCGGACCCGGACGAGCTGGACAGCAGCGGCGAAAGCTCCGGACGCTCGGCCGGCGGCCGCAGCCCCCTGAGCGGGGCGGGCAAGGGGGAGAGGCGGGGACGGAGCCGGGGCCCCGTGGGCGTGAGCCGGCAGCGGCAGGCGGCCAACGCGCGCGAACGCGACCGCACCCACAGCGTGAACACGGCCTTCAGCGCCCTGCGCACCCTCATCCCCACGGAGCCGGCCGACCGCAAGCTCTCCAAGATCGAGACGCTGCGCTTGGCCTCCAGCTACATCTCGCACCTGGCCAACGTGCTGCTGCTGGGCGACGACTGCCTGGACGGACAGCCCTGCCTCAAATACCCGCCCATCCTGCAGGGCGGCGCCGCTAACGGCAGCCCGGCCCTCCGGCCCATTTGCACGTTCTGTCTGAGCAACCAGAGGAAATCGGTGAGTTTGCGGCGCTTCGAGGCAGAGCGAGTCAAAAAAAGTACTAACCCAGCTCGCAAACACGACCTCATCCTTAAGGGAAGTGAAATTTTCATTCGATCCATTTTCGATGCAGAAAAGTTGGAAAGTGCTTCTCTTTGATTGCGCTGTGGCTCCACGTGACCCTTCGCCACGCAAATTACCCAGCAGTCAGCGGGGCACGTGACGATCGAGCGATCGCTCGCATGCGAATCAAGCTTGAATATTGACTCCCGTAAGGAGGCACGCTCACTAAAGCGGGAGTCTTTGTGTCTGCAGAAATGCAGTGAGTGGGATGGATCCGGGTTTCTATCCATTTTTTAAACCGATTTTCCGTGACTTTTTTCACGTGCAAAAATTGTGATGGAAAATCGCGGCGATCGCTGCTGACACACTCCTCTCTGTTCTTCCAGCTCCGGGATGGAGAGAAGTACCCATCCATCTGAGGCGGAGGACACGCCGCCCGCCGGTCACACACTGATGTTTACATGTAAAGAATCCTTTAGTTGAGCAGAAATTGACGATGTTTTGTATATTTCGTAAGTCGGAACGAAACCCTTGAATTGCACTTTTCCGTCGCCAGTTTTGATCGCTTTGTTTTGGTGACATGTAACTCGAGGCCACATGTGCGATGTCGCACTTGCCTCCGCGGCTATTTCGGGATGCGAAACGCTACACCTCCGACCGGACGGCCCGGGACGTCAGCGCCGCGTCCGCGGGGCGCTACGCCGCCCCCTGCTGGCGTTTCGATGTCGCGCCGCGGAGCCGCGGGGGGGAGGCCGTCGCCGCTTCCAGGTTCCGGAGGAGCGTCCCCACCGGCGGCGGGAAGCGCGGCAAAAACCACATCGTCCTCGGAAGCAAAGGTACAAGGAAGACCCTCACGAGCGTTTACCGTGCTTAGTTCGCTCACCTTTGAGTAGCTTCCATGCCAGCACTGAGGTCGGTTACATGTCGCAGGATGGATGGGGGTTCATGTTTACTTGCATGTGTTGCACACGTGTCCAAACACATAAACACGTGAGGCCCCTCTCGCTCGGAGCAGGAGGACCTTACAGGAAACGCTTTTAACGTCGAATAAGGCACATTTTACTGCGTTTGCTGCTATTTCAGTTCCTAATGATCTGTTATGTGACATTTACACCAAGTCAAAATTCCAGTGATTATAGAACCGTCCATTTTGAAGCCACCCCCCCCCGCGAGACATTTACGTGACGCTACTCATCCTTCTGCACAGCCCAGAGCCCGAACGGGTCCTCGTCCCCCGTCCTTTGGAATATAGGGCTGCCTACCTCCAGGAGCATTCTCAATGTGCCTCTTCTCGAGCATACTTGAATTTCAACATGTCCAATTCGAAATGTCTTTCGCACTTTGCAAAATAGACAATttactaaatatttttgtactgaaaTTGCAGTCATCAATTAACAGGGCTTTGATTCACATTAAAACATGGTGAGAATCACGAGCTTccctctggtgtgtgtgtacctggACGGTCCATTTGGGGACCGCAAGATTGCATGGTGGTGAGAGCTCTTGTAATCAAAGATCCTGCCTTCAGATCCCCACAATGActaccctgaattacccagctatggAAACAGGCAAATCGGTGTAAGCTAAATGTATGATGATCAAAAAGGCACCAGGGAAAAAAGTTTGTCAGATAAATTACACAATGCAACTTGTATCCAACTTTGGGTGACATCATGAGGGACCAACTTTCCAACATCTGAACTCGCGGTAAAATATTACAACTGCGAGCCCATCAGCTATAATGACATAGTTGAGATTTTTAACAATTCCCTCTTTAGCTGATATTTCGAAATTAAGTTTAGATGTTCCCGCTCCCTCACCGCACACCCCACAGGCCCGTCGAACACGAGGTGGTGCCATCGTTACCCTTCCGCCCTCCGTGTCTGTGCTGGTCACACATCATCTTCCCAAAAAGTACAACCACACCACaaggagaaaaatgaatgttttatttttatttaaaaagtcaattattattttagggtaaagaaagagctgaatgaCTCACTGACCTGCCCCGTTATGTAACAGAGGGACCGCGAGCTCCTCGAGGGGGACGCCAGCCACACCTGTACTGCAGGTGACTGTTCTGTACAATTTTTGGACGACCACAGCAGAGATGTGGTAAATGGGGAAGGAAGGGCTTTACTGCTTGGgcaaaaaggcaaaagaaaagggggcggggcggggggtgccTAAAACGTTTCAAACCCATCAGGCCTCCGTCCGCTCGACGCAGACGAGGGATTCCACCCTGTCTGAACAGTAATATCCAAATGCCGCACATTATGTTGAATGTTTCCTTTTGTGGGAAAATtggtttaataaaatttaagaaagaaaaaaaaaaaaaaaaaacctggaccAGAACAAATCTGAATAATTTCCCAACATGGCAGCAGTGGAAACTTCATAGAAAACATTGATGTGGAGGTTTAGAATTCTTGATCTATGAAGTGTAAACATTTATTAGATACAAAAAGAGTTAAAATAAAGTGGTGGTTAAAGCCCTTAAATCACACCTAAACGTTACGGTTGGAAAACAAATGCAGGAGGTAGAAGATAAACAAAGGAGGGACCAGACGGGGGTCCATAACAAAACGCTCTACTTCTCCTGCAGCCGCCGAACGGAGCCGTGCGCCGGGTGCTCAgtcgccctcctcctcctcggacTCCGACTCTGTAAAACACAGCGGGTTCGAGTCGTGACGCACACACCGCCCGTTTCGTTTATAATCACGAATCCAGGGTGCGACTTCTTTTTAATGTCCAtcacagcttttctttttttttttttttaaaaacagatgcaaATTTTATGTTATTGTCAGAATAACTGATATAAGACGTGCTCAACAGGATATTGAAAAGAAGGGAGGGGCTGAGGTGCTCAGGACCCCCAGATATACACATATAGAGAAAAGCTGGAACGCCGATGAGGACATCCCTCCGAAACGCACCTGTATGAAAAACTGAACTGGCCCAGTAAGCTTGTTAGTGCCGTCCAACCCTAAACCTAACAACCATCAGCGTTATCCACCGACTAGGTGACTTTAGCAAAGCCTTCAATCTAACTCTGGGAAAAGGGTTAAGGctattttgtttattaaaatgataTATATCTCCAGCCCTAGTTCTCACCTTCTTCGGCATTTTTGAGCCACTCCACAAACTTCTTCATCTGCTCCAGGAACACACTCTTTCCTTTGGCAACGTGGGCATCCGTGTACCACTTGAGAATCGCCTCCTCGCTCAGAACGTCCGCTGAAAGAACGAGAACGGTTAAAGAGACGAGGGAGGCGGCGGCAAGACCGCGGCACCGTTACCCTGAGGTCTAACGGAGGCTCACCTTTGTAGAGCAGCACCACGATCTTCTGGAAGGCCTTCATGAAGTGGATGTTGTCGTAGCAGTACTCCTGGATCTTGAGCAGCAGCGTGAGCTCCGACAGGCCCTGCGATGTGAATGCCTTCAGGAGAGGGCTGTATTGCTGCACAAATGAGCAGGAAGACAGGCGTCTCAGGGAAGCACGAGGAGGGGCAGAACCAGCGCGACCTGAGCTCTTCATCGTAATCCAACTTCGCTACGACTAAGTCGAGGAAAGAAACTTGTCACTGGATGGAAATACGGATGCTCCGTGGAGGATGCCGCAAGTCGTACCTTCAGGTGTTTGATGGCTTGTTCCGTGACCAGCTCCTCCTTCTTGTTCCACTCCACAGAGCTCATCACGCTGGACCACACAATGCCGATCATCGTCTGCTCCGAGATGTTGGacttcttcatctcctcctTCACGTAGGCGATGATCTAAGGGGGCAACAGAGGGTCAAACTCGTGACATGTGGCCCTTTACATTCATTTCTATTCGCTcatcttatgcttttctccgagGTGATGCAGAACGTCAGATTGTAACACGGCGAcgtcaaaaagtatccgcaataaTGTTTGTAACATTATTAGGCGCTTTTTGACTTACTCTTGGGCATTTCCGTTTATTTctacgcttttccccaaagcagtttttagtgtatcaattcagggtaaatccCTGGTACTACAGTAGCAGGGAATCGAAAGCAGCTCCTCTGAGttcaaggtagcagctctaaccgctgcgccacctaccGCCCTTCAGAAAGTACTACTAGAAATATTTGGCTAACTCACGGTTAATCCACTTTGAAGGTATATATGTGCACAACATGTTCTGAGaatgttaccaggtaggctagcagtgttttttcttttttttttaatgtggtatCCAAATACCACAAAAAGAGGTAAATGAGTTTATGCGGTTTCCTGCTGTAACAGAAAGTGCATTTGGTGAGGACACAGCCTCGGAGCTCTAAACAAGCATGTAGGACAGACCGACGGTGAGAGCGGAGGGCGGCTCACGTCTTTGAACGCGTCTCCGCGCGACATttgctcctgcagctccttctgcagctccttccGCGCCCCGATGGACTGCTGATTGCGGGCAAAGTCCGACAGCTCCTTGAGCCCGGCATCCGTGAAGTACTTTGAGAAGTGTTCGCAACTCCGCTTGTTGGCAGGGAACAGCTCCTGGAGCCGGAGCAAGGCAGACATACCGTCAACATCTTCTTCGCCTCAGCTTACAAATCCTCgttacaacattaagctgcttacagtcatttttaccgtgtccGAGCAAACGTCTACGTGGCAAACTCACCATCAGCCGGTTATCCATGCCGACCTTGCGGAGGCTGGCGGCCACAGAGTTGATGTCTTTCTCGTTTATCCACGATTTAAAGAGCTTCACGGCGAAGGCCGCGGAGACGCCTGCGGGGAAAGACGGAAGCGAAGCTCAGCCGGCAGGTCGGGACCGGCTCCACGAGCATCACGTCAAAGCGGCGCGCGGCGTCACCTTCTTTCACGAGGTTCTCGTTGAAGAGGCTGCTGAGGATGGAGGCCGAGATGTTGCCGTTGGCCAGGAGGATGCCGGTCAGCATGGCCAGCTTGTTGCGCTCAGACTCTGTGAAGCCCTTgagaaagagcagcagctgcatgCGGAAGGAACAAATCCATTAGTTGGGCCCAAtccataaatgaaatgaaatt from Scleropages formosus chromosome 12, fSclFor1.1, whole genome shotgun sequence harbors:
- the LOC114912048 gene encoding transcription factor 15, giving the protein MKSAGSERGGPPDGCPSDPDELDSSGESSGRSAGGRSPLSGAGKGERRGRSRGPVGVSRQRQAANARERDRTHSVNTAFSALRTLIPTEPADRKLSKIETLRLASSYISHLANVLLLGDDCLDGQPCLKYPPILQGGAANGSPALRPICTFCLSNQRKSLRDGEKYPSI
- the bzw1a gene encoding eIF5-mimic protein 2-A isoform X2 yields the protein MLLVQSSTTVAMQRPSLTSWWLVECWPQVFNKLIRRYKYLEKGFEDEIKKLLLFLKGFTESERNKLAMLTGILLANGNISASILSSLFNENLVKEGVSAAFAVKLFKSWINEKDINSVAASLRKVGMDNRLMELFPANKRSCEHFSKYFTDAGLKELSDFARNQQSIGARKELQKELQEQMSRGDAFKDIIAYVKEEMKKSNISEQTMIGIVWSSVMSSVEWNKKEELVTEQAIKHLKQYSPLLKAFTSQGLSELTLLLKIQEYCYDNIHFMKAFQKIVVLLYKADVLSEEAILKWYTDAHVAKGKSVFLEQMKKFVEWLKNAEEESESEEEEGD
- the bzw1a gene encoding eIF5-mimic protein 2-A isoform X1 — translated: MNNQKQQKPTLTGQRFKTRKRDEKERFDPSQFQESIVQGLNQTGTDLEAVAKFLDASGAKLDYRRYAETLFDILVAGGMLAPGGTLSDDMTRTEFCLFKAQEDLETMQAYAQVFNKLIRRYKYLEKGFEDEIKKLLLFLKGFTESERNKLAMLTGILLANGNISASILSSLFNENLVKEGVSAAFAVKLFKSWINEKDINSVAASLRKVGMDNRLMELFPANKRSCEHFSKYFTDAGLKELSDFARNQQSIGARKELQKELQEQMSRGDAFKDIIAYVKEEMKKSNISEQTMIGIVWSSVMSSVEWNKKEELVTEQAIKHLKQYSPLLKAFTSQGLSELTLLLKIQEYCYDNIHFMKAFQKIVVLLYKADVLSEEAILKWYTDAHVAKGKSVFLEQMKKFVEWLKNAEEESESEEEEGD